One Perca flavescens isolate YP-PL-M2 chromosome 9, PFLA_1.0, whole genome shotgun sequence genomic window carries:
- the nr2f6b gene encoding nuclear receptor subfamily 2 group F member 6b isoform X1: MAMVSGGWGNPNGDTNGLGEKAYLRREEEESSPQAGSSDVDVGDEDKACVVDCVVCGDKSSGKHYGVFTCEGCKSFFKRSIRRNLNYSCRSNRECQIDQHHRNQCQYCRLKKCFRVGMRKEAVQRGRIPPSHSGISPNSLPGGVAGAGPGHIGADFFNGQPVSELISQLLRAEPYPSSRYGTPYSQAQMQASASGASVMGIDSICELAARLLFSTIEWARNIPYFPELPVSEQVALLRLSWSELFILNAAQSALPLHMAPLLAAAGFHSSPMSAERVVSFMDQVRIFQDQVDKLKRLQVDSAEYSCLKAIALFSPDACGLTDPAHVESLQEKAQVALTEYERLQYPNQPQRFGCLLLRLPALRAVPANLISQLFFMRLVGKTPIETLIRDMQLSGSSISWPYVPGQ, from the exons ATGGCCATGGTGAGCGGGGGATGGGGCAACCCCAACGGGGACACTAATGGACTGGGGGAGAAGGCTTACCTGagaagggaggaagaggagagctCGCCTCAGGCCGGGAGCAGCGATGTAGACGTCGGGGACGAGGACAAGGCTTGCGTGGTGGACTGTGTGGTGTGCGGGGACAAGTCCAGCGGGAAGCACTACGGCGTGTTCACCTGCGAGGGATGCAAGAGCTTCTTTAAGAGGAGCATCAGACGAAACCTTAACTACTCCTGCAG ATCAAATCGAGAATGCCAAATCGACCAGCATCACCGCAACCAGTGCCAATACTGCCGTCTGAAGAAATGTTTCCGTGTAGGAATGCGCAAAGAAG CAGTCCAGAGGGGCCGAATCCCTCCATCTCACTCAGGTATCAGTCCCAACTCCCTGCCAGGTGGGGTTGCAGGCGCAGGCCCAGGTCATATTGGGGCGGACTTCTTCAACGGGCAGCCGGTGTCAGAGCTCATCTCCCAGCTCCTCCGGGCTGAGCCGTACCCCAGCAGCCGATACGGGACCCCGTACAGTCAGGCACAGATGCAGGCGTCTGCGAGTGGAGCCTCCGTCATGGGCATCGACAGCATCTGTGAGCTGGCCGCCCGGCTCCTCTTCAGCACCATTGAATGGGCCAGAAACATCCCATACTTTCCAGAACTGCCAGTCTCAGAGCAA GTGGCGCTGCTTAGGCTGAGTTGGAGCGAGCTCTTCATCCTGAACGCAGCTCAGTCTGCTCTGCCTCTACACATGGCTCCTCTGCTGGCAGCTGCCGGGTTTCACTCATCTCCCATGTCTGCTGAGCGTGTGGTGTCCTTCATGGACCAGGTCAGGATTTTCCAGGACCAGGTGGACAAACTGAAGAGGCTGCAGGTGGACTCAGCCGAGTACAGCTGCCTCAAAGCCATTGCACTCTTTTCACCTG ATGCATGTGGTCTGACAGACCCAGCCCATGTGGAGTCCCTACAGGAGAAGGCCCAGGTCGCCCTAACAGAGTACGAGAGGTTGCAGTACCCCAACCAGCCGCAGCGCTTCGGCTGCTTACTGCTGCGCCTCCCGGCTCTGCGTGCCGTGCCGGCCAACCTCATCTCCCAGCTCTTCTTCATGCGACTGGTGGGCAAGACACCCATCGAGACGCTGATCCGAGACATGCAGTTATCAGGGAGCTCCATCAGCTGGCCCTATGTACCGGGACAGTAA
- the nr2f6b gene encoding nuclear receptor subfamily 2 group F member 6b isoform X2: MAMVSGGWGNPNGDTNGLGEKAYLRREEEESSPQAGSSDVDVGDEDKACVVDCVVCGDKSSGKHYGVFTCEGCKSFFKRSIRRNLNYSCRSNRECQIDQHHRNQCQYCRLKKCFRVGMRKEVQRGRIPPSHSGISPNSLPGGVAGAGPGHIGADFFNGQPVSELISQLLRAEPYPSSRYGTPYSQAQMQASASGASVMGIDSICELAARLLFSTIEWARNIPYFPELPVSEQVALLRLSWSELFILNAAQSALPLHMAPLLAAAGFHSSPMSAERVVSFMDQVRIFQDQVDKLKRLQVDSAEYSCLKAIALFSPDACGLTDPAHVESLQEKAQVALTEYERLQYPNQPQRFGCLLLRLPALRAVPANLISQLFFMRLVGKTPIETLIRDMQLSGSSISWPYVPGQ, from the exons ATGGCCATGGTGAGCGGGGGATGGGGCAACCCCAACGGGGACACTAATGGACTGGGGGAGAAGGCTTACCTGagaagggaggaagaggagagctCGCCTCAGGCCGGGAGCAGCGATGTAGACGTCGGGGACGAGGACAAGGCTTGCGTGGTGGACTGTGTGGTGTGCGGGGACAAGTCCAGCGGGAAGCACTACGGCGTGTTCACCTGCGAGGGATGCAAGAGCTTCTTTAAGAGGAGCATCAGACGAAACCTTAACTACTCCTGCAG ATCAAATCGAGAATGCCAAATCGACCAGCATCACCGCAACCAGTGCCAATACTGCCGTCTGAAGAAATGTTTCCGTGTAGGAATGCGCAAAGAAG TCCAGAGGGGCCGAATCCCTCCATCTCACTCAGGTATCAGTCCCAACTCCCTGCCAGGTGGGGTTGCAGGCGCAGGCCCAGGTCATATTGGGGCGGACTTCTTCAACGGGCAGCCGGTGTCAGAGCTCATCTCCCAGCTCCTCCGGGCTGAGCCGTACCCCAGCAGCCGATACGGGACCCCGTACAGTCAGGCACAGATGCAGGCGTCTGCGAGTGGAGCCTCCGTCATGGGCATCGACAGCATCTGTGAGCTGGCCGCCCGGCTCCTCTTCAGCACCATTGAATGGGCCAGAAACATCCCATACTTTCCAGAACTGCCAGTCTCAGAGCAA GTGGCGCTGCTTAGGCTGAGTTGGAGCGAGCTCTTCATCCTGAACGCAGCTCAGTCTGCTCTGCCTCTACACATGGCTCCTCTGCTGGCAGCTGCCGGGTTTCACTCATCTCCCATGTCTGCTGAGCGTGTGGTGTCCTTCATGGACCAGGTCAGGATTTTCCAGGACCAGGTGGACAAACTGAAGAGGCTGCAGGTGGACTCAGCCGAGTACAGCTGCCTCAAAGCCATTGCACTCTTTTCACCTG ATGCATGTGGTCTGACAGACCCAGCCCATGTGGAGTCCCTACAGGAGAAGGCCCAGGTCGCCCTAACAGAGTACGAGAGGTTGCAGTACCCCAACCAGCCGCAGCGCTTCGGCTGCTTACTGCTGCGCCTCCCGGCTCTGCGTGCCGTGCCGGCCAACCTCATCTCCCAGCTCTTCTTCATGCGACTGGTGGGCAAGACACCCATCGAGACGCTGATCCGAGACATGCAGTTATCAGGGAGCTCCATCAGCTGGCCCTATGTACCGGGACAGTAA